The following is a genomic window from Strongyloides ratti genome assembly S_ratti_ED321, chromosome : 1.
AGTATTTGTTTCTAGATACTAGTTTAAGAAGTACTTGTAAAAATTTcttgtaaatattatataatgaatTATGTGTCAAAATATGAAGAGGAAAATCACTTTTTACTTGCTATGTATaagaacttttttttttatgttcctttatttattaaattattatttatttggcAATATGACTCATAACTtgataacaatatttatactaagaatacttaaaaatgttataacctgttttttttttgtaattagtATTATAACATGTAACTATTGTATAACAAACAAAGaagattttataattaataaacatttcctcatatttcttattttataaaataaaatatattacaaattatttaatgtatcttttattttttgataaacaagttttttttattttaattactttaaaacaaaaaagtgCAAATAGTAATTAGTCTTTAAACTTAGGtgattatttaaacaaaattttgtataaataattatttatctatCAAACAATTGTCTCAATTGATATGTAAGAAAGTGATAGCGTGACAACTTTTAAGTACTTTTATAAGATTTTAATTAACATACTTCAcgaaatatatcttttatcacacattatatatagttttatttgtataaaaatattaaatattattattaagattaatatataaagaaataaataaattatcaataatttcttaccaattgttttaaaaaaaaaaaaaagacttttctaaatatacaatatcattttacattatacaaaaatttcattcttctatttttttaaggaTTCTTGTTATCtgatatttcaattttttttttcatttgaaTTGGTCAAATTTTTTgcattattactttttttcttaataccACTTTCATCTTTCATATAACCTTTTTGaaaactacttttttttggaaaataATCATTCTCAAAATTAGTATCAGATTTTTGTTGTTTTCTtgctttatttaaatattttttagccatattaaaatacattaaacAACAGTCATTCTGACTACATTGTATATATCCAACTGGACAGGTACATGGAACAGAagtacattttaattttctagGTGTACCATTACCATTATTAGATGACACTTCTaggaaaaattaataatatacatagaagataaataataatatatttatttaagtaaataaaattatttaaattagataatagtataaaaataagattcATATCTTAACAtgcatatatttatatataaaaattaaatgtaaatatttcattGTATATagtacaataataatattgatatgtatgatagaattaaatataaattgtcaagaaaatttatcaataaaatgtataaaattaaaatgccACATATAATGTggaaaaatttgtttttgaaataaaactttaaagacttttaaaaattaagcctttttttttaatccatGCTTAAGACAGATATATACAAGCAATTTAGTAATCATTAACCAAAAATAGAACTTGTTGTGGTTTTACTTACCAATATGAGCATATGCTTGAATACATTGTGGAGTACATTGTGGTTGACAATATGATATACAACTTTGAGTAGGAACTGATACTTGAGTACGGTATCTTTCAACACAATTTTGTTCACATGTTGGACATTCTTTAATACCACAAGATGGAGTTATTTTTACTTCCATTGTTTGAACATATTGAATACATTGTTGTGTACAGAGAGGACGACAAGCATAATGACATGTTGATTGTGGtctaaatttttcaatacaAGATTTTTCACAACGTGGACATTCAGGAATACCACATGAAGGTGTTGATACCTGAACTTCAAACATTGTTACAGCTTCAACACATCTACTATTACATGATGGTAAACATGCTTCATGACATCTTTTTTGTGGTACCTGAACTTGAATCTCAAGCATAGACATAGCTTCAATACATCTATTATGACATGATGGTTGACAAGCTTCATGACATTTATTTTGTTGTACACCAACATGtacattatattttgatacaCAATCAGGAGCACAGGTTGGACATTGTGGTACACCACATGATGGCATTGGAACTGGTTGTGTTATGATAATTTCTTGTGATGTACATGATGAATGACATAATGGCATACAAGGatcaatacattttttttgttgtattGGTATAACAATTTGTTGAGTACATGATGGTAAACATGATGGCATACACATTTCTTGGCATCGTTGTTGTGGAATTTCAACTACCAATCTATTTATACATGATTGTGAACATGTTGgcctaaaaatatttagtttttataataaaaaatttttataaaattattaaaattacatgCAAAGATCATGACATTTAGGTTGAGGTATAGCAATATTAATTCTATTGACACACATTGGTTCACATTTAGGCATACATTGATCAATACACATTCTTGGTTGTTGTACTTCATAAACAGTTTGAACTTCATaagctaaaaaaatatatattaatataattttttgattaaaaaaatatatgtgtaaaaaaaaaattattaataaaaaaaagtgttatttattacattgaggtggtattaaaaaattattaaggTTATGATTCCatccattaaaaatataaataccttgaatacaaaatttttcacATGAAGGCATACATTCTGAACGACATTGAAGATTATGAAAAGAAGAACAATCACCACAACCACAATCTCTTCCATGTGGACAGGTGGCACaacaatttctttttctacGAACTTTATATTCTTTCATTTCATTAACATGAtcataaagttttttttcttgaaGTGATTTAGAATCATTAACAGtctaaataattaataaaaaaaaaattctttattttaatataattaaaacatacctcattactttttacaataattgttaaaagtaataaacttaatattgtattaataaacataattttgaagctaaaaataaattagtcacgttataaaagtataacacaaaaatataattatattttattagaatggtaaaaatttaatatttatatatgaaaatagTGAATGTGTGATTAAAACAAGTTTAGGAAAATCTTAAATCCCATTTAATGAAAActtcaactttttttaggTACCTATATAGCTTTTTACCTTACATTTTGAATGTATATATcttgaataaaataaagtattattattaaaaatatataaaagaggTGGGAcagaagaagaagaaaaaaaaaaatgaaatatttaaagatgtCTATTGtgttttataataagaatttttatatatcaattttataaaaagatttgaACATTAtgtcatttattattttcaattactAGTGATTTgaagaaattatatttttgtaagaAGAATTTAAAGAAGTTTTaggaggaaaaaaaaatgtatatataatttgatCAATgacttattatatataaatatatatattttgatggTTCAggttttaaaagtaattttaagtaaaaagtttttagGTAATAATATAAGAGAGTTAAAGTTGCTAAGaagttaatattataacagtaatatatttttaatttgacggttctttataataatattttagaaattacaaaaatttttatttttcatttaacaacaattaaaatacacatatatattttaagaatatttgaCTTTTAATAAGACATGTACTATTATAAGTGGattgaataataataataatataaatatatataaaaatctcAGCTGTCTTGGTGTCCATCTCAATTGatagttaaatataaaatgtatttaatatGTTTAAGAATATAGTAGTAGTGTGAAAAAGTTAAAAGgtaactttaaaaatgtttaaagattaattttAGAGTTTATTCTCAagaattacttttttttttttgaatcttCCATTCTTCCACCTTCTAGTTTTGTatgaaaatgtaaaataaatttttttttcttaaaacattttattaataattattacatTTCAAATAAGTATTCTGTTCTTGTTATAATTAAGTATGTCTAAAGAGTTAATTCTTAtgattaagaaaaaaaaaaatatttaatgagaAAATGTGTCATTTAATATGAGTAGTTTTTAATGAtgtaaaatgataaaacttCTGAAAGTACATTACTAAAGAATGTACTAAACTTGAATTAAtgaatattgaaaaaatgttGTGTTTCCTAATTTTTACATCAAAAATTcttgtattaaaatttataaaaataaaacaagtaattttatcttaagaaagataaaatatatcattaaactataaaaatcTAAAGGTCTTTTGAATTACAAaagattaatattattatttattatatttgattagaaaattaaaattaatggtattaaaaataaatttttttttagataattgatatatggttatttcaataataaataaataatttagtttgttatttagaaataaaaataatatattatatcaatttaCTTTCATTAAGtcttgttaaataaaaagaaacccattatatagataaaatttattgtgaTTGATAGAggtaattgataaaaaagatatttataattatttttatgtaaaagatatatattgtttggaggtatctattttttcttttttgtcaaaatatatatatttaatttttaaaaaagatgtttattaaattttttttactattgtTTTCATTGGggttatattttattaatgggCATCAAggatgttttaaaattattggaAGACTTAAATGTCCAACTGACGAGTATAGACATGGAAATGTTAAAGTTATTCTGATGGATAAAGATTGTAAGAggttaacaaaaaaattagtaacaatttcttttttttagatttacCATGGGAGACAGATGATGAAATGGGATATAATATAACTGATTATAAAGGAAATTTTGAAGTAAGTGGATGTGGAGAAGATGTAGGAGGATGGAATGCTCCAGATccatatcttttaataactCATCGCTGTCCAGAGAAAGGGCACACAGTTTCTATAGCAAGAAGAACAAAGAtgtaagaaataaaaaattattaatattatattttacatttattatatattttattttattttttttagtatatatttaaatcaaaCCCATTTACCGGAAGTAATGCATATTGATACTGCTTTGTTAGATTGACATATAACcgtttaaattttaaaatttatcttttacaTATATTGGTTTACCTCCTTGATTCGAgtcaataatattaataatacaaataaaaattgctgtaaaatgacaaaaatttacaattacCATAACAATCCGATATAAAGTAAAATCAAAACATCTTCTAAAATTTTcactaaaaaaaagtaatttaaaaaaaaaaaacaaaagaaaagATTATTACTTAATATCATGTTTAGGATTCATTGGAAGACAACACCACAAAAAGCGTAGTTTGGTAAATTTAACTAAACCCCAACATAAAGTTACTAATTTTATCCATGACCCAATATTGACTGTTGTTGATAAAGACATTCTTGGTTCATTAGtatacataatatttaaaaatattggtaATGGTACCTCTTCTAATGCTAAAACCATTGATTTAGCCAATCTAGCCATTTGAATATCTTCAACctcattttttaatgtcaAACAAACATCAGTCAtctcaaaaatataaaccaATATGGAGATAccagtaaataaaaaaaatccatTAGCTGCTTTAAAGGCAATGTCAGACTGAAAATTTTCCATATGCTCAGCAATTTTGGCACACATCAAAAAGTCAGCTAAAAGATCAAGAGTTGAGGTAATTAATGTCACAACAgcaacaatttttattggtGGTGCCCACTcaaaactataaaatatttaagttatataatataaaaatattttaattatgcATAACTTTAAAAGTAACATTCATGGttgattaattaattttatatgttaaatagtttattgaaatgtcatatttaaaatatatgtaatttttaaaaacagaatattttatttttaattgataaattattattaattttaataaattatttaaatatattttaaaaaggatgatataatgttatttaatatttataataattaaaagaatattattttaaacattttaataataaaaataagtctTACCTTGAATCTAATGGATCATCtcttaaaataattctatatcccataataataataataatataaataaacaaaaaaaaaatttaataattagtttctgaaacaaaatttaaaacataaaaattaataataatgacactatgttaaataataataataatatatgaaagaacatatttaatttaaacaaaaattatattcacTTTGTtctatgaaaaattatatattaaataaatgaaaatcaTATAAATGTGTAGgaaaatctttatttttttttttatcaaaacataaaatattatttgagaGTGAATGTATAGgttgaataaatttaaacagtaggtaatattaaaagataacaaTAGCAGAAATAtcacttttatttttgaggtaattagatttatttaaaacaattttaaaatctcaagagtaatatattttatttgtttttattaaaaatttttaataattaattttttcatttaagtaatactttttttttggaaaattttttttttattattttgaaatttttattcaaaaaaatgataataatatataacattttttaaaattaaaaaaaaaatgaaaaattagtaaactttttataatatatttaaacttttacaaTGTTCTATAATGTAGCCATGTGGAggttttatttttgaaatcttataacaaaaaaaaatgattgtaTTTCTTTagttccaaaaaaaaaaaattaataagtatactcaaaaaaagttgaagataaatgtgtaaaaaaaaatcgtATATTATTTTCCTTTTATTACAATGTGTGGTGTAATTGAATTTATAATTGTAccattaatataaatttaatgaatatcCTCCATCTCCAAATCGAACTGATGGTTCAAGTTTACTCCatcttttaattgttttagaCAATCTTGGATTACTATCATTAGAAAGTTCTTCACTCGGTATCCAAACAAAATTGTTGTATGGAGCAAATGGATATATTACCTGACGAATTAATCCCTTTCTATTATAATAGGCAGATGATGCCATTTGACTTGTAagaaaaactaaaaataaaatgttgtaCATTGTTAGATTCATCGTACCAagaagtaaaaatttaattttatcttaaaatagaatagttaaataattttaaaaaaaaatttacattatcatttaaagataaaataacaCGAAAATaggtttaaaataaaaaagtaaaatgacaaaatatatttaaatatactatttactaattaaagaaagaaaaagtcattttaaatatatttatttagatATAAAACTCCACctctagaaaaaaaaatagactTATATATAGCAGCTGAGAAAagaataatgaaaattttttttaatttcatgacgtacaaaaaaaaaaaaaatcaaaaaaggAAAATATTCCCATTAAGGTATGCCATTaattaggaaaaaaaaagaataaattgataatgaTATTTGATGTTAAATG
Proteins encoded in this region:
- a CDS encoding Transthyretin-like family-containing protein; protein product: MFIKFFLLLFSLGLYFINGHQGCFKIIGRLKCPTDEYRHGNVKVILMDKDYLPWETDDEMGYNITDYKGNFEVSGCGEDVGGWNAPDPYLLITHRCPEKGHTVSIARRTKIIYLNQTHLPEVMHIDTALLD